In Collimonas arenae, a single genomic region encodes these proteins:
- a CDS encoding formate dehydrogenase beta subunit, producing the protein MSALNPVVTVYVPRDSTALALGADQVAADITEQARQRGVNIKLIRNGSRGMFWLEPLVEVATAEGRIAYGPVETEDVAGLFDADFLNGGQHRLALGLVEEIPYLKKQERLTFARVGITDPLSLEDYLAHEGYAGLRRALDMSSEAVVQEVLDSGLRGRGGAAFPTGIKWKTVAATQAAQKYIVCNADEGDSGTFSDRMVMEDDPFMLIEGMTIAALAVGASHGYIYVRSEYPHAIAALNHAIVSASNANYLGENILGSHSSFHLEVRKGAGAYICGEETALLESLEGKRGVVRAKPPLPAIEGLFGKPTVINNVISLASVPVILARGAAFYKNYGMGRSLGTLPMQLAGNIRHGGLVEKAFGVTLRELLIDFGGGTASGKPIRAVQVGGPLGPYLPPSLFDTKLDYEAMAAVGGMLGHGGIVVFDDSVDMAKQARYAMEFCASESCGKCTPCRIGSTRGVEVIDKIVAGEPRQAVVQIKLLRDLCDTMVNGSLCAMGSMTPLPVLSALDHFPEDFGDGALNQAA; encoded by the coding sequence ATGAGCGCTCTCAATCCCGTGGTGACCGTGTATGTGCCGCGCGATTCAACCGCGCTTGCGCTCGGCGCCGATCAGGTCGCAGCTGATATTACGGAGCAGGCCCGTCAGCGCGGCGTGAACATCAAGCTGATACGCAATGGCTCACGCGGCATGTTCTGGCTGGAGCCGTTGGTGGAGGTGGCGACTGCGGAAGGCCGCATTGCCTATGGCCCGGTAGAAACCGAGGATGTGGCAGGATTATTCGATGCGGATTTTCTCAATGGCGGCCAGCATCGCCTTGCGCTGGGACTGGTCGAAGAAATTCCTTATCTGAAAAAACAGGAACGCCTGACCTTCGCCCGAGTTGGCATCACTGATCCGCTGTCGCTGGAAGACTACCTCGCGCATGAAGGTTACGCCGGTTTGCGCCGCGCCCTGGACATGAGCAGCGAAGCGGTGGTGCAGGAAGTACTGGATTCCGGTTTGCGCGGCCGCGGCGGTGCGGCTTTCCCGACAGGCATCAAATGGAAGACGGTGGCAGCTACCCAAGCTGCGCAAAAATACATCGTTTGCAATGCCGATGAAGGCGACTCCGGCACATTCTCCGATCGCATGGTGATGGAGGACGATCCCTTCATGCTGATTGAAGGCATGACGATTGCCGCACTAGCAGTCGGCGCAAGCCATGGCTATATCTATGTTCGCTCGGAATATCCGCATGCGATTGCTGCGCTAAACCATGCCATCGTCAGCGCCAGCAACGCCAATTACCTGGGCGAGAATATCCTCGGTTCACATTCCAGCTTTCATCTGGAAGTACGCAAAGGTGCCGGCGCCTATATCTGCGGTGAAGAAACCGCCTTGCTCGAAAGCCTGGAAGGCAAGCGCGGCGTGGTGCGCGCCAAGCCGCCGCTGCCGGCCATCGAAGGCTTGTTCGGCAAGCCGACTGTCATCAACAACGTGATCTCGCTGGCCTCGGTGCCCGTTATTCTGGCGCGCGGTGCCGCGTTCTACAAGAATTACGGCATGGGGCGCTCGCTTGGCACTTTGCCGATGCAGCTGGCTGGAAATATCCGTCACGGCGGCCTGGTTGAAAAAGCCTTTGGCGTCACCCTGCGCGAATTGCTGATCGATTTTGGCGGCGGCACCGCCAGCGGCAAACCTATCCGCGCGGTGCAGGTCGGCGGCCCACTTGGCCCGTATCTGCCGCCATCGCTGTTCGATACCAAACTTGATTACGAAGCCATGGCTGCCGTCGGCGGCATGCTGGGACATGGCGGCATCGTGGTGTTCGATGATAGCGTCGACATGGCGAAACAGGCCAGATATGCAATGGAATTCTGCGCAAGCGAATCCTGCGGGAAATGCACCCCATGCCGCATCGGCTCTACCCGCGGCGTAGAAGTGATCGACAAGATCGTCGCCGGCGAACCTCGTCAAGCTGTTGTGCAGATAAAGCTCCTGCGCGACCTGTGCGACACCATGGTCAACGGTTCACTGTGCGCCATGGGCAGCATGACACCGTTGCCGGTGTTATCGGCGCTCGATCATTTTCCAGAAGATTTCGGCGACGGCGCGCTCAATCAGGCCGCCTGA
- the fdhF gene encoding formate dehydrogenase subunit alpha → MNQLNELDYGTPAKPAGQTVTLEIDGVSVDVAAGTSVMRAAVEAGINVPKLCATDSLEPFGSCRLCLVEIEGKKGYPASCTTPCEPGMKVRTQTPKLADIRRGVMELYISDHPLDCLTCPTNGNCELQDMAGVTGLREVRYGYEGENHLKMKKDESNPYFTYDPSKCIVCNRCVRACEETQGTFALTIDGRGFESRVSAGQMQDFMDSECVSCGACVQACPTATLTEKTVIMLGQAEHSAITTCAYCGVGCSFKAEMKGNQVVRMVPHKDGQANHGHSCVKGRFAWGYATHKDRITKPMIRSKITDPWREVSWDEALTYAAGEFRRIQAKYGKDSIGGITSSRCTNEETYLVQKLVRAAFGNNNVDTCARVCHSPTGYGLKQTLGESAGTQTFDSVMQSDVIMVIGANPVAAHPVFASQMKRRLRQGAKLIVVDPRTTDMVKSPHVQAAFHLKLRPGTNVALITALAHVILSEGLEKPDFVAERCDQKSYADWKEFVLRPENSPEMMAAVTGVPAEQLRGAARLYATAANGAIYYGLGVTEHAQGSTMVIGIANLAMATGNVGREGVGVNPLRGQNNVQGSCDMGSFPHELPGYRHVSDSTVRGEFEQMWGVTLSPEPGLRIPNMFDAALDGSFMGLYCEGEDIVQSDPNTQHVTAAMAAMECIVVQDLFLNETAKYAHVFLPGSSFLEKDGTFTNAERRISRVRKVMPAKAGKSDWEVTVALSNALGYPMNYSHPSQIMDEIAALTPTFHGVSYAKLEQAGSLQWPCNEEAPQGTPIMHIGQFVRGKGKFINTQYFATDEKVTLKFPLILTTGRILSQYNVGAQTRRTENVEWHSEDRLEIHPHDAEDRGIKDDDWVGIESRAGQTVLRATVTERVQPGVVYTTFHFPESGANVITTDNSDWATNCPEYKVTAVQVMPVSQPSAWQKQFSRFTEQQLKLLQGQAEQAEAAVTK, encoded by the coding sequence ATGAACCAGCTTAACGAACTCGACTACGGTACTCCCGCCAAACCAGCCGGCCAGACGGTCACGCTGGAAATCGATGGCGTCAGTGTCGACGTGGCAGCCGGCACTTCGGTCATGCGCGCTGCGGTCGAAGCCGGCATCAATGTGCCAAAACTATGCGCCACCGACAGCCTCGAACCGTTCGGTTCCTGCCGCTTGTGCCTGGTTGAAATCGAAGGCAAGAAAGGGTATCCCGCTTCTTGCACCACACCATGCGAACCCGGCATGAAAGTCCGTACCCAGACGCCGAAGCTGGCCGATATCCGCCGCGGCGTCATGGAACTCTACATTTCCGATCATCCGCTCGACTGTCTGACGTGTCCCACCAACGGTAACTGCGAGCTGCAGGACATGGCGGGCGTCACCGGCCTGCGCGAAGTGCGATATGGCTATGAAGGCGAAAACCACCTCAAGATGAAGAAGGATGAATCGAATCCTTATTTCACCTACGATCCGTCCAAGTGCATCGTCTGCAACCGCTGCGTGCGCGCCTGCGAAGAAACCCAGGGTACGTTTGCGCTGACCATTGACGGCCGCGGGTTTGAGTCGCGCGTGTCGGCTGGGCAGATGCAGGATTTTATGGATTCCGAATGCGTCTCCTGCGGTGCTTGCGTGCAAGCCTGCCCGACCGCCACCCTGACTGAAAAGACCGTCATCATGCTAGGCCAGGCCGAGCACAGCGCGATCACTACTTGCGCCTATTGCGGCGTCGGCTGTTCGTTCAAGGCAGAGATGAAAGGCAACCAGGTAGTACGCATGGTGCCGCACAAGGATGGCCAGGCCAATCACGGCCATTCCTGCGTCAAGGGGCGTTTCGCCTGGGGCTATGCGACACACAAGGACCGCATCACCAAGCCGATGATCCGCAGCAAAATTACCGATCCGTGGCGCGAAGTTTCATGGGATGAAGCGCTGACTTACGCCGCGGGTGAATTCCGTCGCATCCAGGCCAAGTACGGCAAGGATTCGATCGGCGGCATCACTTCATCGCGTTGCACCAACGAAGAAACCTATCTGGTGCAGAAACTGGTGCGCGCGGCCTTCGGCAACAACAACGTCGATACTTGTGCCCGGGTGTGCCATTCGCCAACCGGCTACGGCCTGAAGCAAACGCTGGGCGAATCGGCAGGCACCCAGACTTTCGATTCGGTCATGCAGTCCGACGTCATCATGGTCATCGGCGCTAACCCGGTGGCGGCGCATCCGGTGTTCGCTTCGCAAATGAAGCGCCGCCTGCGGCAGGGCGCCAAGCTGATCGTGGTCGATCCGCGCACCACTGACATGGTCAAGTCACCGCACGTACAGGCAGCCTTTCATCTGAAACTGCGGCCAGGCACCAACGTCGCGCTGATCACTGCGCTGGCGCACGTGATTCTGTCGGAAGGCCTGGAAAAGCCGGATTTTGTGGCCGAACGTTGCGACCAGAAATCGTATGCTGACTGGAAAGAATTTGTCCTGCGTCCGGAGAATTCGCCGGAGATGATGGCGGCTGTCACCGGCGTGCCGGCCGAGCAATTGCGCGGCGCCGCCCGTTTGTATGCGACTGCCGCTAACGGCGCAATCTATTACGGCCTCGGCGTCACCGAGCATGCACAAGGTTCGACCATGGTGATCGGCATCGCCAACTTGGCGATGGCGACGGGTAACGTCGGTCGCGAAGGCGTCGGCGTCAATCCGTTGCGCGGTCAGAACAATGTGCAGGGGTCCTGCGACATGGGTTCCTTCCCGCATGAACTACCGGGTTATCGCCATGTTTCCGACAGTACCGTGCGCGGTGAATTCGAACAGATGTGGGGCGTTACGCTCAGCCCTGAACCGGGTTTGCGGATACCGAACATGTTCGACGCCGCGCTCGACGGCAGTTTCATGGGCTTGTACTGCGAAGGCGAAGATATTGTCCAGTCGGACCCGAACACTCAGCATGTGACCGCCGCCATGGCGGCGATGGAGTGCATCGTGGTGCAAGATCTGTTTCTCAATGAAACTGCCAAGTACGCGCATGTGTTCCTGCCCGGTTCGTCGTTCCTGGAAAAAGATGGCACCTTCACCAACGCCGAGCGTCGTATCTCGCGTGTGCGCAAGGTGATGCCGGCCAAGGCTGGAAAATCCGACTGGGAAGTGACTGTTGCGTTATCCAACGCGCTCGGTTATCCGATGAACTACAGCCATCCGTCCCAGATCATGGACGAGATCGCCGCGTTGACGCCGACTTTCCATGGCGTCAGCTACGCCAAACTGGAGCAGGCCGGCAGCCTGCAATGGCCGTGCAACGAAGAAGCGCCGCAAGGCACGCCGATCATGCACATCGGCCAGTTTGTGCGTGGCAAGGGTAAGTTCATCAATACCCAGTATTTCGCCACCGACGAGAAGGTCACGCTGAAATTCCCGCTGATCCTGACTACCGGTCGCATTCTGTCGCAATATAATGTGGGCGCGCAGACGCGCCGTACCGAGAATGTCGAATGGCATAGCGAGGACCGGTTGGAAATTCATCCGCACGATGCCGAGGACCGCGGTATCAAAGACGATGACTGGGTCGGAATTGAATCGCGCGCCGGGCAGACTGTGTTGCGGGCGACGGTCACCGAGCGGGTGCAGCCGGGTGTGGTTTACACTACCTTCCACTTCCCGGAATCGGGCGCCAACGTGATTACTACCGATAATTCGGACTGGGCGACCAATTGCCCGGAATACAAAGTCACCGCGGTGCAGGTCATGCCGGTTAGCCAGCCGTCCGCATGGCAGAAGCAGTTCAGCCGTTTCACCGAGCAGCAATTGAAGTTGTTGCAAGGACAGGCCGAACAGGCGGAGGCGGCGGTCACCAAATAA
- the fdhD gene encoding formate dehydrogenase accessory sulfurtransferase FdhD yields MVLPDYASSTEVAVEQWRNGGVSNSRDIVAEEVPVALEYNGISHAVMMASPADLEDFALGFSLTEGILRDRSELFDCEILAAADGIQVQMQIATERFVALKEKRRNLTGRTGCGLCGAETLQQAVRKPAPVVSNAQFSAAVIYAAMAEMQKQQHLQQVTGATHAAAWLQADGEITLVREDVGRHNALDKLIGGLINAHPQHDFSSGAVLITSRASYEMVQKAASMGCGFIVAVSAPTALAIRLAQQADVTLLGFVRQPGHVVYAHPQRLSVS; encoded by the coding sequence ATGGTCTTGCCAGATTACGCCAGCAGCACGGAAGTAGCAGTAGAACAATGGCGTAACGGCGGCGTCAGTAACAGCCGCGACATCGTGGCGGAAGAAGTGCCGGTGGCGCTCGAGTACAACGGTATTTCGCATGCGGTGATGATGGCTTCGCCGGCTGACCTGGAAGATTTTGCGCTGGGATTTTCGCTCACAGAAGGAATCCTGCGGGATCGCAGTGAACTGTTCGACTGCGAGATCTTGGCCGCTGCGGACGGTATCCAGGTGCAGATGCAGATTGCCACCGAACGCTTCGTGGCCCTGAAGGAAAAGCGGCGCAACCTGACCGGACGTACCGGTTGCGGTTTGTGCGGAGCTGAAACGTTGCAACAGGCCGTGCGCAAGCCGGCGCCGGTTGTGTCGAATGCGCAGTTTTCGGCGGCAGTCATTTATGCCGCCATGGCCGAGATGCAGAAGCAGCAGCATTTGCAGCAGGTCACCGGCGCCACCCACGCTGCAGCATGGTTGCAGGCCGATGGCGAAATTACGCTGGTGCGGGAAGATGTCGGCCGTCACAATGCGCTAGACAAACTGATCGGCGGCTTGATCAATGCACATCCGCAACACGATTTTTCCAGTGGTGCGGTGCTGATCACCAGCCGCGCCAGTTATGAAATGGTGCAAAAGGCGGCTAGCATGGGTTGCGGCTTTATCGTCGCGGTCTCCGCACCGACAGCGCTGGCGATCCGTCTGGCGCAGCAAGCCGACGTTACCTTGCTGGGTTTTGTGCGGCAGCCGGGACATGTGGTGTATGCCCATCCCCAACGTCTGTCGGTTTCTTAG
- a CDS encoding formate dehydrogenase subunit delta, translating into MNLEHLVKMANQIGSFFDTMPDRPQAMTDLVTHLKRSWEPRMRRELLAYVDEQGGAELMPIVLEAIHLHAGVLK; encoded by the coding sequence ATGAATCTCGAACACCTGGTAAAAATGGCGAATCAGATCGGTTCATTTTTCGACACCATGCCGGACCGGCCGCAAGCCATGACGGATCTGGTGACGCACTTGAAGCGCAGCTGGGAGCCGCGCATGCGGCGCGAATTGCTGGCCTATGTCGACGAGCAGGGCGGTGCCGAACTGATGCCGATCGTGCTGGAAGCAATCCATCTGCATGCCGGCGTGCTCAAGTAA
- a CDS encoding lactonase family protein: protein MSIPFSASRLSERYKLSLPAIALTALFTMTSMPLQAETPASATQFAYIGTYNPNGEGVYLFKVDGQSGALSRVNVASTQANPAQLTVDGNGKTLYVASEIANYKGGKNGSIAAYAVSRTDGALTMLNEQDSQGATPAFVTLAEQGKYLFAANYGGGSVAVFPIAGDGSLQSASSVQQDSGPAGAAKPEAAATGSFAASDHNGPHAHMIASDPSGKFAFSTDLGLDRIYQWRFDQSNGRLTPNTPAFIKASSAGAGPRHFVFHPNGKYVYVINEEASTLTLYHFDKASGTLQEQESVSSLPKNYQGTSFASGLIFSADGRFLYTANRLRNSIAQFAVGAEGRLKWVDDTWTRGDYPRSLVISPQGRFMYVMNQRSDNITQFAVDKESGKLEFIDRYTGLGSPSQMVFLP, encoded by the coding sequence ATGTCAATTCCGTTTTCTGCTTCCCGCCTTTCCGAACGCTACAAGCTCTCGCTACCCGCCATCGCACTCACCGCTCTATTCACCATGACCAGCATGCCACTCCAAGCCGAGACGCCCGCTTCCGCCACCCAATTTGCCTATATCGGCACGTATAACCCTAACGGCGAAGGGGTTTACCTGTTCAAGGTAGATGGCCAGAGCGGCGCCTTAAGCCGCGTCAATGTCGCCAGCACACAGGCGAATCCGGCGCAACTGACGGTGGATGGGAACGGCAAAACGCTGTATGTCGCAAGTGAAATCGCCAACTACAAGGGCGGCAAGAATGGCAGCATCGCCGCCTATGCCGTCAGCCGCACGGATGGCGCACTGACTATGTTGAACGAGCAGGATTCGCAAGGTGCGACGCCGGCGTTCGTCACGCTTGCAGAGCAGGGAAAATATCTGTTCGCAGCCAACTACGGCGGCGGCTCGGTAGCGGTGTTCCCGATCGCAGGCGACGGCAGCCTGCAATCGGCATCGTCGGTACAGCAAGACAGCGGTCCGGCAGGTGCGGCCAAGCCGGAAGCCGCAGCCACTGGCAGCTTTGCCGCCAGCGACCATAACGGACCGCATGCGCACATGATCGCCAGCGATCCCAGCGGCAAATTCGCGTTCTCCACCGATCTCGGACTGGATCGCATCTATCAGTGGCGCTTCGACCAAAGCAACGGCCGCCTGACGCCGAACACGCCCGCCTTCATCAAGGCGTCTTCGGCCGGCGCCGGACCGCGTCACTTCGTGTTTCATCCCAACGGCAAATACGTGTATGTGATCAACGAAGAAGCGTCGACGTTGACGCTCTATCATTTCGATAAAGCCAGCGGAACTTTGCAGGAGCAGGAATCGGTCTCCAGCCTGCCGAAGAATTACCAGGGCACCAGTTTCGCCTCCGGGCTGATCTTCAGCGCTGATGGCCGTTTCCTGTATACCGCCAACCGGCTGCGCAACAGCATTGCGCAATTTGCCGTCGGCGCCGAGGGCAGGCTGAAATGGGTGGACGATACCTGGACCCGCGGCGACTATCCGCGCAGCCTGGTGATTAGTCCGCAGGGACGTTTCATGTATGTGATGAACCAGCGCAGCGACAACATCACCCAGTTCGCCGTCGACAAGGAAAGCGGCAAGCTGGAATTCATCGACCGTTATACAGGGCTGGGCAGCCCATCGCAGATGGTGTTTTTGCCGTAG
- a CDS encoding FUSC family protein has translation MEFQFISPKKNALLYLVKILTGSLITWYGLRALGLQEPYWAMISLIIVTEPDINLAKASFKARLINTLNGCVVACLALVLFGPGFMSLLIALAVSVLVAMLLQNYPANWRLGPATVVILMSAAIGGKGLHQELEYALLRVGEVIAGSTVALLQSLAYGYVLKRLAPVIK, from the coding sequence ATGGAATTCCAGTTCATCAGTCCCAAAAAGAATGCGCTGCTTTATCTGGTCAAGATACTGACCGGCTCCCTGATCACGTGGTACGGCTTGCGCGCGCTGGGCTTGCAAGAGCCATACTGGGCCATGATCTCGCTGATCATTGTGACCGAACCGGACATCAACCTCGCCAAGGCAAGTTTCAAGGCGCGTCTGATCAATACCCTGAACGGCTGCGTGGTGGCTTGCCTGGCGCTGGTTTTGTTCGGCCCGGGTTTCATGTCGTTGCTGATTGCCCTGGCAGTCTCGGTGCTGGTAGCGATGCTGTTGCAAAATTATCCGGCCAACTGGCGTCTGGGGCCGGCCACCGTGGTGATCCTGATGTCGGCGGCGATTGGCGGCAAAGGGCTGCACCAGGAACTGGAATATGCTTTATTGCGCGTCGGTGAAGTCATCGCCGGCAGTACCGTAGCATTATTGCAATCGTTGGCGTACGGGTATGTGCTGAAACGGCTGGCGCCGGTCATTAAATGA
- the zapB gene encoding cell division protein ZapB gives MISEFHQLSEKIGQLAELTHTLRRENAELRLRAKGLQNDCDDLKSQNAELQQRINEAHQRVAALLEKFPASPQSSQDKELA, from the coding sequence ATGATTTCAGAATTCCATCAATTATCAGAAAAAATCGGCCAGCTGGCCGAGTTGACGCATACTTTGCGCCGGGAAAACGCCGAACTGCGTCTGCGCGCCAAGGGCTTGCAAAACGATTGCGACGACCTCAAGAGCCAGAATGCCGAGCTGCAGCAACGGATCAATGAAGCGCATCAGCGGGTTGCCGCCTTGCTCGAAAAATTTCCGGCATCGCCGCAGTCGTCACAGGATAAGGAGCTTGCATGA
- a CDS encoding cell division protein ZapA: MSQLSVNIMGQPYTLSCKEGEEAALQEAVTYLDGKMTAIRDAGKIRGNDRIAVIAALGIAAELLSSKAPSGPLSELTVSEVKQKIATMHTVLDDALAAQEDLF, translated from the coding sequence ATGAGCCAGTTAAGCGTCAATATCATGGGCCAGCCGTACACGCTGTCTTGCAAGGAAGGCGAAGAAGCCGCCCTGCAGGAAGCGGTGACTTACCTGGACGGCAAAATGACGGCGATCCGCGACGCCGGCAAGATCCGCGGCAATGACCGCATCGCCGTGATTGCCGCGCTCGGCATCGCTGCTGAATTATTGAGCAGCAAGGCACCATCGGGGCCTTTGTCGGAACTGACCGTCTCGGAAGTCAAGCAGAAAATCGCTACCATGCATACGGTGCTGGACGATGCCTTGGCGGCGCAGGAAGATTTGTTCTGA
- a CDS encoding EVE domain-containing protein, with amino-acid sequence MNYWLMKSEPDDASIDDVLAMSRQTIAWYGVRNYQARNFMRDLMQVGDGVLFYHSGCAVPGIAGLAEVASTPYPDDTQFDAKSKYFDPKSDRENPRWMLVDVKALKKTRLIPLAELREQEALAEMQILRRGNRLSITPVSAAEWRHINKLMK; translated from the coding sequence ATGAATTATTGGCTGATGAAATCCGAGCCTGACGACGCCAGTATCGATGATGTGCTGGCGATGTCCAGGCAAACTATCGCCTGGTACGGTGTACGCAATTATCAAGCGCGCAATTTCATGCGCGACCTGATGCAGGTTGGAGATGGCGTGCTATTTTATCACTCAGGCTGCGCGGTGCCCGGCATTGCCGGCTTGGCGGAGGTGGCGAGCACACCCTATCCCGACGATACCCAGTTCGACGCCAAGAGCAAATACTTCGACCCCAAGAGCGACCGCGAAAATCCGCGCTGGATGCTGGTCGACGTCAAGGCGCTCAAGAAGACTCGCCTGATTCCCCTGGCGGAATTGCGTGAGCAGGAAGCGCTGGCCGAGATGCAGATCCTGCGGCGCGGCAACCGGCTATCGATCACGCCGGTCAGCGCCGCAGAATGGCGGCATATCAACAAGCTGATGAAGTAA
- a CDS encoding malonate--CoA ligase, with translation MTANLYALFASHFPADKTACCIETHDGQYYSWGDVERASARIANLFASLDLPRGSRIAVQVEKSPEALILYLATLRAGFVYLPLNTAYRAAEIEYFIGDAEPAVFVCSPKNFGWVAQIAFKAGTRHLFTLDEITSGNQGRNSGSLLARAMHFPDTFATVDRQADDLAVILYTSGTTGRSKGAMLSHGNIASNAKVLQQYWHWQADDVLLHALPLFHIHGLLVAANGALLNGSKMIFLPRFDAAEVCRQLPRSSIFMGVPTYYVRLLADSGFDRRTCRNIRLFVSGSAPLLADTFTEFVARTGHTILERYGMSETAMLTSNPYAQERRGGTVGLPLPGVSLRLATTNENGHDTVSGPNEIGDIQVKGPNVFQGYWRMPEKTAEEFTADGYFKTGDVGKFDSAGYLAIVGRSKDLIISGGYNVYPKEIESVLDEIDGVVESAVIGIPHADFGEAVTAVIVKRPEAKLTTDGVIALMKTAIANFKVPKQVFFADELPRNTMGKVQKNLLRERYASQPDITSSAC, from the coding sequence ATGACAGCCAATCTCTACGCCCTTTTCGCGTCGCACTTCCCTGCCGACAAAACCGCCTGCTGCATCGAAACCCACGACGGCCAGTACTATAGCTGGGGCGATGTCGAACGCGCCTCCGCCAGGATCGCCAATCTCTTCGCCAGCCTGGATCTGCCGCGCGGTTCCCGTATCGCGGTGCAGGTGGAAAAATCGCCGGAAGCCTTGATACTTTACCTGGCCACCTTGCGCGCCGGCTTTGTCTACCTACCGTTGAATACAGCCTATCGTGCAGCGGAAATCGAATACTTCATCGGTGATGCCGAACCTGCAGTGTTCGTCTGCTCGCCGAAAAATTTCGGCTGGGTGGCGCAGATTGCCTTCAAGGCAGGCACCCGTCATTTGTTTACGCTGGATGAAATTACTAGCGGCAACCAAGGCAGGAATTCTGGATCGCTGCTGGCGCGCGCCATGCATTTTCCGGATACGTTTGCTACGGTCGACAGGCAAGCCGACGATCTCGCCGTCATCCTTTATACCTCCGGCACCACTGGCCGCAGCAAGGGCGCGATGCTTTCGCACGGCAATATCGCCTCCAACGCCAAAGTGCTGCAACAATACTGGCACTGGCAAGCCGATGACGTGCTGCTGCATGCGCTGCCGCTGTTCCACATCCATGGCTTGTTGGTGGCGGCCAATGGCGCGCTGCTAAATGGCAGCAAGATGATTTTCCTGCCCAGGTTTGACGCTGCCGAAGTGTGTCGCCAGCTGCCGCGCAGCAGCATCTTCATGGGCGTGCCGACCTACTATGTACGACTGCTGGCCGATAGCGGCTTCGATCGTCGTACCTGCCGCAACATACGCTTGTTCGTTTCAGGCTCGGCGCCTCTGCTGGCCGATACCTTTACCGAATTTGTCGCACGTACCGGCCACACCATCCTGGAACGCTACGGCATGAGCGAAACCGCCATGCTGACCTCCAACCCCTATGCGCAAGAACGGCGTGGCGGCACCGTCGGCCTGCCCTTGCCCGGCGTCTCGCTGCGGCTAGCGACCACCAACGAGAACGGTCATGACACCGTTAGCGGCCCGAATGAAATTGGCGATATCCAGGTAAAAGGGCCGAACGTGTTCCAGGGCTACTGGCGCATGCCGGAAAAGACCGCTGAGGAATTTACCGCAGACGGCTACTTCAAGACCGGTGACGTCGGCAAATTCGATAGCGCGGGTTATCTGGCCATCGTTGGCCGCAGCAAGGATCTGATTATCTCCGGTGGCTACAACGTCTATCCGAAGGAAATCGAAAGCGTGCTCGATGAAATCGATGGCGTAGTGGAATCGGCTGTGATCGGCATCCCGCACGCGGATTTCGGTGAAGCTGTGACCGCGGTCATTGTGAAACGGCCGGAAGCCAAGCTGACCACCGACGGCGTGATCGCCCTGATGAAGACTGCCATCGCCAATTTCAAAGTACCGAAACAGGTATTCTTCGCCGACGAACTGCCGCGCAACACCATGGGAAAAGTGCAAAAAAACCTGTTGCGCGAACGTTACGCCAGCCAGCCGGACATTACTTCATCAGCTTGTTGA
- the lgt gene encoding prolipoprotein diacylglyceryl transferase, with translation MLIHPLPDPIAFSLGPLHVRWYGLMYLLAFIQFIWVGRIRIKQPHIAAVGWKKEDIDDMLFYGVLGVVIGGRLGQVFFYDPAFYFSHPSEIIAVWKGGMSFHGGFLGVLIAMWWWGRKAGRNLMDIMDFIAPMVPLGYAAGRLGNFINGELPGRVVSDPSLPWAMIWPNVDNLPRHPSPIYQMLVDGILLFIILWLFSRKPRPRMAVAGMFSLLYGCARFFTEYFRVPDYNVTFGGITISAGQMLSVPMIVLGIILLYIAYRHPRKYAGAADAPPAKAAAPSPT, from the coding sequence ATGCTAATTCACCCTTTGCCTGATCCGATTGCCTTCTCTTTAGGACCGCTGCATGTGCGCTGGTATGGCCTGATGTATCTGCTGGCGTTCATCCAGTTCATCTGGGTCGGCCGTATCCGTATCAAGCAACCGCACATCGCCGCAGTCGGATGGAAAAAGGAAGACATCGACGACATGCTGTTTTATGGCGTGCTGGGGGTGGTGATCGGCGGCCGCCTGGGTCAAGTGTTCTTTTACGATCCCGCCTTTTATTTTTCGCACCCGTCGGAAATCATCGCGGTGTGGAAGGGCGGCATGTCTTTCCACGGCGGTTTTCTGGGCGTCCTGATCGCTATGTGGTGGTGGGGCCGCAAGGCGGGCCGCAATCTGATGGATATCATGGACTTCATCGCGCCGATGGTGCCGCTGGGTTATGCCGCCGGCCGTCTCGGCAATTTCATCAACGGCGAATTGCCGGGCCGCGTGGTATCCGACCCATCGCTGCCATGGGCCATGATCTGGCCGAACGTGGATAACCTGCCACGCCATCCGTCGCCGATCTACCAGATGCTGGTAGACGGTATCCTGCTATTCATCATTCTCTGGTTGTTCTCGCGCAAGCCGCGGCCACGCATGGCGGTAGCCGGTATGTTTTCGCTACTGTACGGCTGCGCCCGTTTCTTCACTGAATATTTCCGCGTGCCGGACTACAACGTCACCTTCGGCGGCATTACCATTTCCGCCGGCCAGATGCTGTCTGTGCCGATGATCGTGCTGGGCATTATCCTGCTGTATATCGCCTACCGCCATCCGCGCAAATATGCCGGCGCTGCCGATGCGCCGCCAGCCAAGGCTGCGGCCCCGTCCCCGACCTGA